The Limnochordia bacterium genome window below encodes:
- a CDS encoding DUF5693 family protein yields the protein MAKTPYFVLILAILCSSMILFQRWEVERGCDTVLIAVDYGDLVQVGLDAPQTPGVVLGLDLREGSVSAPEKIGVVVVDDQSFDSLVQVDADLVVSTGSKAMGKSKLWGVLEFQIPQGISGIPLRVHQIPRELLTGYDLQRACDRLLLGVRERGISVIYLNLFTHMPDPKAYNQAYIDELTSRLTQAGFKLGYPKPLAVFHPSLPLVVVTGMGVWCIVYLLLASLGMQASILIPCGFVLSTVLAYQCGGDDLVRQVFALVVTLSFPVYALVSGYRVITKNRGKTTNTVALYLRACGQVILVTCLGVVFIGALLADAKFMLGLTGFRGVKLSAALPPLVVFLLFFKKQERVTLRWYLVVPVGIAFLYYVLRTGTGLAPILNLERQIRAILEHLLVVRPRFKEFLVGYPALFVGYYRLLRKERYPSALLIAMGTLAPVSVLNSFCHAHTPLQISIQRSALGLLLGIVVVVILGVLWKVLGAGEKNVKGYFGGLLRL from the coding sequence ATGGCAAAAACCCCCTATTTTGTCCTAATACTAGCAATCCTGTGCTCATCTATGATTTTGTTTCAACGATGGGAAGTTGAGCGAGGCTGCGATACTGTGTTGATTGCCGTTGACTACGGCGATCTAGTCCAGGTGGGGCTAGATGCGCCCCAAACCCCGGGAGTTGTTTTAGGACTTGATCTAAGAGAGGGGAGTGTATCGGCACCTGAGAAGATCGGTGTTGTAGTTGTGGATGATCAGAGCTTTGATTCCTTGGTGCAAGTTGACGCGGACCTTGTGGTAAGCACTGGGTCCAAAGCCATGGGAAAGTCAAAGCTGTGGGGTGTGTTGGAGTTTCAGATCCCCCAGGGTATATCCGGAATCCCTCTACGGGTGCATCAAATTCCCCGGGAATTGTTAACTGGATATGATCTCCAACGCGCCTGTGATCGATTACTTCTCGGGGTACGGGAACGGGGCATATCTGTCATTTATCTAAACTTGTTTACCCATATGCCGGATCCTAAGGCCTATAACCAAGCCTATATTGATGAATTAACCAGCCGTCTTACCCAGGCAGGCTTTAAGCTTGGATATCCGAAGCCTTTGGCTGTCTTTCATCCTTCGTTGCCCTTGGTAGTGGTTACCGGGATGGGTGTTTGGTGCATCGTGTATCTGCTTTTGGCAAGCCTAGGTATGCAGGCTAGTATACTTATACCTTGCGGGTTTGTGCTCTCTACGGTACTAGCTTATCAATGTGGCGGGGATGATCTGGTAAGACAAGTATTTGCCCTAGTGGTAACCCTGTCTTTCCCAGTCTATGCCCTTGTGAGTGGGTATAGGGTGATTACCAAGAACAGAGGCAAGACCACCAATACAGTAGCACTATATTTGCGGGCCTGTGGGCAGGTTATACTAGTTACGTGCCTTGGTGTCGTTTTCATTGGTGCATTGCTTGCTGATGCAAAGTTTATGCTCGGGTTGACTGGCTTTCGCGGAGTGAAGCTATCGGCGGCTTTGCCCCCTTTAGTTGTCTTCTTGCTTTTTTTCAAGAAGCAGGAGAGGGTCACCCTCCGGTGGTATCTTGTTGTCCCGGTAGGTATCGCTTTTCTTTATTACGTGTTAAGAACGGGAACGGGTCTTGCCCCAATCCTTAACCTAGAACGACAGATACGGGCTATCCTGGAGCATCTGCTGGTGGTAAGGCCCCGGTTTAAGGAGTTTCTGGTGGGTTACCCGGCCTTGTTTGTGGGGTACTATCGGTTGTTAAGAAAAGAACGATATCCCTCGGCGTTACTTATAGCCATGGGTACCCTAGCTCCGGTTTCTGTGCTGAATTCCTTTTGTCATGCCCATACCCCTCTTCAAATTAGCATTCAAAGGAGTGCCCTCGGGCTCTTACTTGGTATTGTAGTTGTCGTTATCTTAGGTGTGTTGTGGAAAGTATTAGGTGCAGGTGAAAAGAATGTCAAAGGTTATTTTGGCGGGCTACTACGGTTATGA
- the prfB gene encoding peptide chain release factor 2 (programmed frameshift) — protein MGQRLVELGDYLDIPNLEAKIRDLENEMADPNFWNNPEVAQQASKKLKILRKQVNGFTSLKMRYDDLSTLLALAQEEEDESIAQELYREGDRLSAELERMELAMLLNGPYDDHNVILTIHSGAGGTESQDWAQMLLRMYTRWAEDNGYEVETLDLLTGDEAGIKGVTLMISGPYAYGYLRSEKGVHRLVRISPFDAAGRRHTSFASVSVLPEVEQDAEIDLDLNEVRIDTYRASGAGGQHVNKTDSAVRLTHIPTGIVVQCQNERSQHKNRESAMKILKARLLERKMEEQEAKLNAISGHKSDIAWGNQIRSYVFCPYTMVKDHRTDVEMGDVEKVMDGYLEPFIQAYLRRK, from the exons ATGGGACAGCGCTTAGTTGAACTGGGTGACTATCTT GACATCCCTAATTTAGAAGCAAAGATCCGGGATCTGGAAAACGAAATGGCGGATCCCAACTTTTGGAATAATCCCGAGGTTGCCCAACAAGCTTCAAAGAAGTTGAAGATCCTCAGGAAACAAGTGAATGGATTCACCAGTCTAAAGATGCGGTATGACGATTTATCCACCCTGTTAGCTTTGGCTCAAGAGGAAGAGGATGAATCGATTGCGCAGGAGCTTTACCGTGAGGGGGATAGGTTATCCGCAGAACTAGAACGGATGGAGCTTGCCATGTTGCTGAATGGCCCCTATGATGATCATAATGTGATCTTGACCATTCATTCCGGGGCAGGGGGAACCGAATCTCAGGATTGGGCACAGATGCTCTTGCGGATGTATACGCGGTGGGCCGAAGATAATGGTTATGAGGTGGAGACCCTCGATTTACTGACTGGCGATGAGGCGGGCATAAAAGGTGTTACGCTCATGATTAGTGGACCCTATGCCTATGGTTATTTAAGGTCAGAAAAGGGTGTGCATCGCTTAGTGCGCATATCCCCCTTTGATGCGGCAGGACGACGCCATACATCCTTTGCCTCGGTGAGTGTTTTGCCAGAGGTGGAGCAGGATGCGGAGATTGATCTGGATCTAAATGAGGTGAGGATAGACACTTACCGAGCCAGTGGCGCCGGGGGGCAACATGTCAATAAGACCGACTCGGCCGTGCGGCTTACTCATATTCCCACTGGTATTGTGGTTCAATGCCAGAACGAACGGTCTCAGCACAAGAACCGGGAATCAGCGATGAAGATCCTAAAAGCCCGATTGCTAGAACGCAAAATGGAAGAGCAAGAAGCAAAGCTAAATGCTATCTCCGGTCACAAGAGTGACATTGCATGGGGCAATCAGATTCGTTCTTATGTTTTTTGTCCTTATACCATGGTCAAGGATCATCGCACCGATGTGGAAATGGGTGATGTGGAAAAGGTGATGGACGGTTACCTGGAACCATTCATCCAAGCATACCTAAGAAGAAAGTAA